The Mucilaginibacter sp. PAMB04168 genome contains the following window.
TTTAAAACTATCGATTTTATGTCTGTTGATGTTGCCATTTATTGCCGAAGCGCAATACGGCAAGCAGGTGATCAGTGGTCCAAGCGACCCTGTCTATGTTTATCTGGGGACTTTGCCTCAAAGTGACGCTAATAACTATTCTAAAATTAAGGTAGACATTTTTGGAGGTGCTTGGGAATCATTTGCATCAGGTGAAACAACCTTCTTCATCGCTAATCGTAATGAGCTAATCATTAAGCAAGTCACCCAAGGCAGTATGAATGCTGGACGTTATAGCTTAAAAGGGTATACAAATGCAAACAATGGCATGGATTTCTATTTGCAAACCAACAGTTGGACGGCAATTGCAGTTAAGTCCTGCGTTATCGGCAACAACCCAACGCAATTGGTTGAAAATACGGTATCAGCTAATCTACCATCAGGACTGACAGAAATTACGCCGCTGAATATCCAGCCTGTTTTTATTACCGATCATGATGGCAACATCGGTATCAATACGGCTACCCCTGACAATCAGTTTAAACTTTCTGTTAATGGCAAGCTACGTGCAAAGGAAATCAAAGTAGAGACGGGATGGGCAGATTACGTATTTCTACCGGGATATCGCCTGAGGTCACTCCAGGAAGTGGGAGATCATATCAAGGCCAATGGGCACCTGCCAGAGGTGCCTTCTGCTGCAGAGGTTGCTAAGAATGGGATACAAGTCGGAGAAACCAACGCCTTGCTGCTTAAAAAGATCGAAGAGCTTACTTTATACCTGATCGACCAGAATAAGCAACTCCTCGAACAGAAAGCCCGCAGTATCCGCCAGGAAAAAGCCCTAAAGCGGCAGCAAGCCGAATTAAGTGATCTGCGAAAAAAGTTATCATGCAAAACATAAATTAAATGGTAGATAAAAGGCAGTGAAAATCGCCATAAATGTGTGTGTAAATTTTACTTGACGGCATTGTAAATTAATCTTAAGTTAGAGAATTGCTTTATCACATAATGAAACCTAAAGAACCGCTACTCCAAAAACGCCTGGACGCGTATACACTCACTGAAATTCTCGTGGTGCTAGTGATCATCGGGATCATTGTCCTGATCGCTTTACCTAACCTGCTACCGCTGATCACTAAGGCGAAAAGTACGGAAGCCAAACTCCAATTGGAGCACGTGCATACGATGGAGAAAAATCATTTCTATGAATTTTCCAAGTACAGTACAGATCTGACTGAGATTGGCTTTATCCAGGAGAAGCTGACGACAGAGGCAAAGGATGGCCGGGCCAACTACCGCATCGAAATTACCAGCGCTACCAATACCGGCTTTACCGCCAAAGCGTCTGCAGTAGTGGATTTCAACGGCAACGGTACGTTTAACGTATGGGAAATCAATCAGAATAAAACACTCAGGGAAGTTACACCGGATTAATTTGTTGCTAGTTCAATTATTCACGCTGTCGGTGTTGCTGGTGATCGGGTGGGAGGATCTGCGCAGCCGTTCGGTGCACTGGTTCTGGTTTCCGGTACTGGCCGTTGCCTTCATGGCTATCCGCTTGATACAGGGAGATACTTGGCCGGCCATCGGGCTGTCGGGGGCCCTTTCCATCAGCTTTCTGCTTATTCAATTGCTGCTGGTTTCCTTGTACTTTTCGCTCAAAGCCCGGCAATGGGTGAATATCACAGCAGGGTTGCTGGGCTGGGGTGACGTGCTGCTTTTGTTCTGCCTGGCACTCTATCTCCCGCTTTTGAATTTCATCGCTTTTTATGTAGCCAGCCTGGTGCTGATATTATTAGGCTGGATCGTATGGCGGCGCAGACCGGCTGGCGAGAAAACGATTCCCCTGGCAGGATTACAAGCACTGCTGTTTGCAGCCGTTTTGATTACCGGCGGGCTTTACCCGGACTTTGCCCTCACCAATGAAACTGTTTTACTGAGCTGGATGACCACATGGATGTAACCGAAGATATTCTTTTATCACCTGACCAGGTACACTTGCTAACCAAGGAGCAAGCCTGGCATTATCGTATATTGCCGCTGGGGCAGGTGGGTAACCGGTTACGCCTGTATTATGACCAATCCGTTTCGCCAGCGCAGCTTGCCGAGGAGATGGAGATCCTGACCGGCTACGAAATTGTGCTGGAGCCTTTGCCGTCAACTCAGATTGCGCGCCTGTTGTCCAAATATTATATCAAGGACAACGCCGTTCAGGGCAACGTGCAGTTGCAGGGCGCTACTAATGCTGATGATTTTTTACAACGTTTAATCGCTGAGGCGAAAGGCCTGCACAGCAGTGATATTCATATCGAAAGCTATGAGCATAAATGCAGGGTACGCATTCGCATTGATGGTATGATGGTGGAGCGCTACCTGTTGAAGCGGGAAGATTACCCGGCGCTCATTAATAAAATCAAGATCTTATCGAATCTAGATATAGCCGAAAAGCGCCTGCCCCAGGATGGCCGGATCAACTTCAAGGTTCAGGAACAACAGTTTGATATCCGGGTTTCGGTGCTGCCTACACTGCATGGCGAAAAAGTTGTGCTTCGCTTGCTAAATAACGACGCGACGGACATTGACCTGTATAAATTAGGTTTTTCTGAGTTCGACCTGAATAATTATCTGCAGGGCGTCAGGCGGCCGAACGGCATCCTGCTGATCAGCGGACCTACCGGCTCCGGGAAAACAACCACACTGTATGCAACGCTCAAGCTGCTTAACAAAGAGACCCGGAATATATTGACCATTGAAGACCCGGTGGAATACACGCTGGAAGGTATTAACCAGGTGCAGCTCAAAGAATCCATTGGCTTAGGTTTTGCCTCGGCCATGCGGACGTTTCTGCGGCAGGACCCAGATGTGATTATGGTAGGGGAAATTCGGGATCCGGAAACAGCTAATATGGCTATACGAGCGGCCCTGACCGGGCACCTGGTGCTATCGACCATCCATACGAATTCCGCCTGGGGTACGGTATCGCGTTTAATGGATATGGGCATTCCGCCATTTCTGGTGGCCAGTACGCTCAATACCACCGCCGCACAGCGGCTGGTTCGTTTACTTTGTCCGCATTGTAAGCAAAGCGCAGCGTTTGAGAGCAAGTTATACCCGCGGCAATTTAAGCCATTCGGGACAGTCGAGATGCATTATACACCGGAAGGCTGTGAACAGTGCTACTATACCGGGTATAAGGGGCGCAAAGCTGTTTATGAAGTTATTCCGCTGGATCAGGAACTAGCACTGGAAATTAAGAGCGGAAACATGTATATTCAAAGCCATTTGCAGGAGCGCGGCGTGCGAACGCTTGCGGAGAATGCCTTTGCCCTGTTCAGCGAAGGGCTCACCTCACTGGAAGAAATTTATCCCTTATTATTGAACTATTGACCTAAGCCCACTATGGCAAAAAGATATTCGCTGTTATTACTGTTCCTGGCCTTTCTGCTAGCTGTGCCATTTGGTGTCCTGGCGCAGACCGGGGACCGCATTCAGGTACTGGAGCAGAGGCTGGAGAACCTGTCGGCCATTGTTCCGGGCCTAAAGGATCAGGTACAACTTTCCATTTTAGGCGCTTCGCTGCAGGACTTTTTGACGGCCCTGAGCAAGTCCAATGGCCTTAGTATCAGTGTCGATCCAAAACTAAACTACCGGGTCAACAACAATTTCAATAATGTGACCGCTCAGAACATATTGGTTTTTCTAGCCAGGCAGTATAACCTGGAAATCACGCCGGTGGGTTCTATTTTGCAGGTGAGTGCTTACCAAGATCCCGCTTTGCTGAGAGGCCCTACTACCAAAGAGATTGTGGCGCGATATAACCAGCTAACCGGTCAGCTTAGCCTGGAATTGAACAATGATACCTTAACTGCGGTGGCCCGTAAGATCACCCAGGTGTCCGGCAAGAATGTAGTGGCGCCCGTGGCACTGCAAAGTAAGCAGGTCTCGGGTTTTATCAGTAATGCGCCTTTTGCCGAGGCGCTGGAAAAACTGGCCTATGCCAACGAATTAAAGTTACAACGTACCAACGATAATTTTTATCTGTTTGAACCACTGGAAGACGGTGAGCAGCTGTACGTGAACGGGGATAAGAATACAGCCGTTCGTCGCGCCTTCAAACCTGCGGGTGCCAATACAGCGAGTCAGGCCGGTTTAAATGTTCGCACGGCAGCTGGCGGTCAAAAGCTAATCTCGGCCGATGCCAGCGGCGCATCTGTGTTGGACATGGTTAAGTCGGCTTCACTGCAAACGGGTAAAAGCTACTTTTTGTATTCCGATCTGAAAGGGACGATCAGTATGCATGTGACCGATGTAACCTATGAGAACTTTTTGTCGGCACTTTTTAAGGGAACAGAGTACACCTTCAGCCTGGATAAAGGCATTTACCTGATCGGCGAACGTAAACTGGAAGGGTTGCGCACCAACAAAGTTATTCAATTGCAGAACCGCTCGATAGACACGGTACTGGCGATGATCCCTACGGAATGGAAAAGAGGGGTTGAGATCAAGGAGTTCCGGGAACAGAATACTTTATTATTATCAGGCTCACGCCCGCAGATTGCCGAGATCGAGTCGCTGGTCAAGCAGATCGACTTATTGGTGCCCATGGTATTGATCGAAGTGACGCTACTAGACATCCGTAAGAACCGGACGACCTCGACTGGTATCAAGGCTGGCATATCTGACAGTATAAAAACGGGAGGAACGGTGCTACCTGGCATCGACTATACCTTCGGCTCACGATCCATCAATGACTTTTTGAACAAGGTAGGTAAGATTACCTCAACCAACCTGGGCCATGTGACGCCTAACTTTTATGCAACACTAACGGCCCTTGAAACGAGCGACAACGTAGAGGTGCGTTCTGTACCCAAACTGTCGACACTGAATGGTCACCCCGCAGTATTCAGTATCGGGCAAAAGCGCTACTATGAAATCAGGACACAGAATGTTATTCCCTCACTGTCAAATCCGACCAATATCTTTACTAACCAATTTAAGGAAGTAGAAGCCAACCTGGCCATTGGGGTTACCCCAATCGTCTCAGGCGATGACCAGGTAACCCTTAAAATCAAAGTGGATATATCAGACTTTATCGGCATACCACCCAATAATGCACCGCCACCGACTTCGAACAGTAAGTTCGAGTCCATTCTTAGGGTGCACAACGATGACATGATCGTGTTGGGTGGTATTGAACGCAATGAAAGCAGTGAAAACGGCTCAGGTATTCCGTTGCTTTCCCGCATTCCTGTACTCAAATGGTTATTCAGCAGCCGGACGAAGACAAAAGGCAAAGTGGTAACGGTGGTCTTTATTAAACCTACGATTATCCGGTAAACAATGCAGTTACTCAAGCCATTTTTCCGGGTAAGCAGCGCAGCAGGGGTCAGTTTAGTGATCCAGGCGGATGGAACGCCTGTCTACCACCTGTGTGCCCTAAAAGTACAGGGAAACCAGCTGGATATTAGTGACAAGAAAGCCGGTCTCACCACTATAGAGGCCCTCATCAAAGCGTTGCCCGAAGGTGCTCCAGTAGCGCTGAATATGAGTGGCAAAGGCGTTTTGATCAGACAAATACCAGTTCAGCAGGAAGGGAAGCCTTTGGATTTCGGCCAGGTATTGCCCAATGCCAAAGAAGAAGACTTTTACGTGCAGAACTGGACATCGGGTAGCCAGCAATATGTCGCGGTGATCAGGAAATCAGAAGCGGATAAGTGGCTCGCTTTGCTCGCCAAAGTGAAACCGGGTGTGCTAATGCTCAGTCTAGGACCTTTTCCGGTCAGCCAGGTGCAGGGTCAGCTTAACTCCTATGGAGAGGAGCTCATTTTTGATGGGCACCAGGTTGGGCGGGATGCTGGTGGCAACTGGACCGCTTACCATTTCGATCCGGTTCTAACGGCTGTTTTTCCTATAAAGCTCGAAAATGAAAAATTAGACGAAAAGCTTATTCTGCCCTACGCTGCAGCACTTGGGCTGGTTCTGGCAGCCGAAATTCCGCCGATAGAAGCGACGGTAGCTGTATTATTGGCCACGCGAGATGCCGTACTTCGCGAGCGTAAAGTTACGGTTTGGAGCATCGCGGGCCTCGGGGTGCTTTTTATACTCTTGCTGATTAATTTCGGGCTATTTTCTTATTACAACGGCGAGAACGGGCGCCTAGCGATGCAGGCTGGGCAAACCGCACAAAACTCAGCCGAACTGGAAAAGCTTAGTGCACAGATTCAAAGGAAAGAAGCCTTGCTGGACTCACTGGGCTGGGAGGGCGGAATAAATCAAAGTATCCGCGTTGATCGGCTTGCCCGGCTACTTCCGCCTGAAGTACGCTGGCAGGAACTCGCAGTGAATCCGGAGGAAGCTAGTGGCGGCGCTGAAAAACCCATCCACTTTCAAAGTCGTCACGTACGTGTACGCGGAACCTCGGCGCAGATCACCCCGGTAAATGAGTGGAT
Protein-coding sequences here:
- a CDS encoding prepilin-type N-terminal cleavage/methylation domain-containing protein; this translates as MKPKEPLLQKRLDAYTLTEILVVLVIIGIIVLIALPNLLPLITKAKSTEAKLQLEHVHTMEKNHFYEFSKYSTDLTEIGFIQEKLTTEAKDGRANYRIEITSATNTGFTAKASAVVDFNGNGTFNVWEINQNKTLREVTPD
- a CDS encoding GspE/PulE family protein is translated as MDVTEDILLSPDQVHLLTKEQAWHYRILPLGQVGNRLRLYYDQSVSPAQLAEEMEILTGYEIVLEPLPSTQIARLLSKYYIKDNAVQGNVQLQGATNADDFLQRLIAEAKGLHSSDIHIESYEHKCRVRIRIDGMMVERYLLKREDYPALINKIKILSNLDIAEKRLPQDGRINFKVQEQQFDIRVSVLPTLHGEKVVLRLLNNDATDIDLYKLGFSEFDLNNYLQGVRRPNGILLISGPTGSGKTTTLYATLKLLNKETRNILTIEDPVEYTLEGINQVQLKESIGLGFASAMRTFLRQDPDVIMVGEIRDPETANMAIRAALTGHLVLSTIHTNSAWGTVSRLMDMGIPPFLVASTLNTTAAQRLVRLLCPHCKQSAAFESKLYPRQFKPFGTVEMHYTPEGCEQCYYTGYKGRKAVYEVIPLDQELALEIKSGNMYIQSHLQERGVRTLAENAFALFSEGLTSLEEIYPLLLNY